A genome region from Actinomycetota bacterium includes the following:
- a CDS encoding ComF family protein, translated as MGKLFEGLLNLIYPPRCLVCGRLREDPLCDECFSSLPLIEFPICLNCGKPCNLQTNECRECRGKHFHFRMARAAGLYDGNLREAIHRFKYHNGKRLAPVFAQLMISRAERELFDVDLITYVPLSRGRECKRGFNQSRLLAMEISLRVDKPCEGVLIKAKETVEQNKLSLEERRKNVRGVFSPSSKADLRNKAILLIDDVLTTGATVNECSKILLAQGANRVNVLTIARSTIYH; from the coding sequence ATGGGAAAGCTGTTTGAGGGCTTGCTAAATTTGATATATCCTCCTCGGTGCCTCGTTTGTGGTCGTCTTCGTGAGGATCCACTCTGTGACGAGTGTTTTTCTTCTTTACCCTTGATTGAGTTCCCCATCTGCCTTAATTGCGGAAAACCTTGCAATCTTCAAACCAACGAATGCAGAGAGTGCCGTGGCAAGCATTTCCATTTCCGCATGGCTCGGGCTGCTGGTCTTTATGATGGGAATTTGCGGGAGGCAATCCACAGGTTCAAATACCATAATGGCAAAAGGCTGGCACCGGTCTTCGCCCAACTGATGATAAGCCGGGCTGAACGGGAATTATTCGATGTGGATCTGATCACCTATGTGCCCTTAAGTAGAGGAAGGGAGTGCAAGAGGGGTTTTAATCAATCTCGCTTATTGGCTATGGAGATATCGCTACGAGTCGATAAGCCCTGCGAGGGAGTTCTTATCAAGGCCAAAGAGACTGTGGAACAGAATAAGCTCTCCCTGGAGGAGAGAAGGAAAAATGTAAGAGGAGTATTTTCCCCTTCAAGTAAAGCAGATTTACGGAATAAGGCGATTCTTTTAATAGACGATGTCTTAACCACGGGAGCCACGGTGAATGAATGCAGTAAAATTCTCCTCGCTCAAGGGGCAAATAGAGTAAATGTCCTCACAATAGCTCGATCCACCATTTATCACTGA
- a CDS encoding cold shock domain-containing protein yields the protein MQGRVKWFSAEKGYGFIEREDGEDVFVHFSAIQEEGFKTLREGEKVEFDIVQGDRGPQAANVRRVP from the coding sequence GTGCAAGGAAGAGTCAAATGGTTCAGCGCAGAGAAGGGGTACGGATTCATCGAGCGCGAAGATGGTGAAGACGTATTCGTTCATTTCTCTGCAATCCAGGAGGAGGGTTTCAAAACCCTACGGGAGGGAGAAAAGGTCGAATTCGACATTGTTCAGGGCGACCGAGGCCCACAAGCTGCGAATGTCCGCAGAGTTCCCTAA